From Desulfuromonas soudanensis, the proteins below share one genomic window:
- a CDS encoding precorrin-2 dehydrogenase/sirohydrochlorin ferrochelatase family protein, whose protein sequence is MADYPVLLQVQNRLCVVVGGGPVGIRKARGLLHCGARVRLISLRPLPDDAFLSGAEIVLRDYRPADLEGAFLVFAATDDPVVNAAICTEARSRGALVNRADAGEGSDFTLPATVRRGDLTLAVSTAGRSPALAALAGERLSESFGPEWATLLEVAAALRQKRLTLQEKTEYNRDILHRLLAGNLLALIAEGDVAPIDCLLESLCGEGLTLEHLGVRLPKGTK, encoded by the coding sequence ATGGCTGACTATCCGGTGCTCCTCCAGGTTCAAAACCGTCTGTGCGTGGTCGTCGGCGGCGGCCCGGTGGGGATTCGGAAGGCCCGGGGGCTGCTGCACTGCGGAGCCCGGGTGCGCCTGATCTCTTTGCGCCCCCTCCCCGATGACGCCTTCCTTTCCGGGGCCGAAATCGTTCTCCGGGACTATCGCCCCGCCGACCTCGAAGGGGCCTTTCTGGTCTTTGCCGCCACCGATGACCCGGTCGTCAACGCCGCAATCTGCACCGAAGCAAGGAGCCGGGGCGCCCTGGTCAACCGCGCCGACGCCGGGGAGGGGAGCGATTTCACCCTCCCGGCCACGGTGCGCCGGGGCGACCTCACCCTGGCGGTCTCCACCGCCGGACGCTCGCCGGCCCTGGCAGCCCTTGCCGGCGAGCGGTTGTCCGAGTCCTTCGGTCCTGAATGGGCAACGCTCCTGGAGGTTGCCGCCGCCCTGCGGCAAAAGCGGTTGACACTTCAGGAAAAAACCGAATACAATCGTGACATTTTGCACCGGCTTCTGGCCGGCAACCTCCTCGCACTGATCGCCGAAGGAGACGTGGCCCCGATCGATTGCCTGCTCGAATCCCTCTGCGGTGAGGGCTTGACACTGGAACATCTTGGGGTTCGCCTGCCGAAAGGGACGAAATGA
- the ccsB gene encoding c-type cytochrome biogenesis protein CcsB has translation MTVNILLFKITLLLYFAATVLYLIDVIARHGKTGKAGRWVLIGGFLVHCATLVARYLEAGATPVANLHEALSFFAWAVVVIYLLFDLRYRLSVLGAFICPLALVLMIAGSAVPKAVQEASPMLDSWWFPVHVTLAFLGNAVFALAFVAGIMYLLQERMLKSKSFSALYFRLPSLEILDSINYKCLSFGFPLMTMGIISGAIWANSAWGGYWRWDPKETWALLTWFLYAALLHGRLTVGWRGRRAAIFAIIGFLFLLFGFLGINLLLSNEHSFRALSGR, from the coding sequence ATGACCGTCAATATCCTGCTTTTCAAAATCACCCTGCTCCTTTACTTTGCGGCCACCGTACTCTACCTGATCGACGTCATCGCCCGCCATGGCAAGACCGGCAAGGCCGGACGATGGGTCCTCATCGGCGGATTCCTTGTCCACTGCGCGACCCTCGTCGCCCGCTACCTGGAGGCGGGCGCCACCCCTGTGGCCAATCTCCACGAAGCCCTCTCCTTTTTCGCCTGGGCCGTGGTCGTCATCTATCTCCTCTTCGATCTGCGCTACCGGTTGAGTGTCCTGGGCGCCTTCATCTGTCCCCTGGCCCTGGTGCTGATGATCGCCGGCAGCGCCGTTCCAAAGGCCGTCCAGGAAGCCAGCCCCATGCTCGACAGCTGGTGGTTTCCCGTTCATGTCACCCTGGCCTTTCTCGGCAACGCCGTCTTCGCCCTCGCCTTCGTCGCCGGGATCATGTATCTCCTGCAGGAGCGGATGCTCAAGAGCAAGTCTTTTTCCGCCCTCTATTTCCGGCTCCCCTCCCTGGAAATTCTCGACAGCATCAACTACAAGTGCCTCTCCTTCGGCTTTCCCCTGATGACCATGGGGATCATCTCCGGAGCCATCTGGGCCAATTCCGCCTGGGGGGGGTATTGGCGCTGGGACCCCAAAGAGACCTGGGCCCTCCTCACCTGGTTTCTCTACGCAGCCCTCCTCCACGGGCGGCTGACGGTCGGCTGGCGGGGCCGGCGCGCCGCCATCTTTGCCATCATCGGCTTTTTGTTCCTCCTCTTCGGCTTTCTCGGGATCAATCTGCTGTTGTCGAACGAACACAGCTTTCGCGCTCTGAGCGGCCGCTGA
- the hemA gene encoding glutamyl-tRNA reductase: MNIIVVGLSHKTAPVEIRERIAFAPTAMERPLREMVALPAIAEGVIVSTCNRVELYATSRDIEAGVAQLKRFLSDYHSIPLETLESHLYDHQGEEAIRHIFRVASSLESMVIGEPQILGQIKTAYGYAAEFKTAGLILNRFLHKAFSVAKRVRTETDIASNAVSVSFAAVELARKIFGSLEDKTVLLIGAGEMCELAARHFINNGVSSVLVTNRTLERAVKLAEEFNGRALPFEDFTHHLQQVDIILTSTGAPNFILSQKQVEEVIRVRRNKPMLLIDIAVPRDIDPRVNDIANVYLYDVDDLQGVVQANLKERHKEAKKAEGIIEQEIGQFYRWLGSLEVVPTIVSLRNKLEEIRRGELEKTFANFRDLGEREKKAIEALTSAIINKVLHQPTTVLKQAQNDGRGDGYVDAVRVLFDIHPAPPAGDIKDLDDHNDQE, encoded by the coding sequence ATGAACATCATTGTTGTAGGGCTCAGTCACAAGACCGCTCCGGTGGAAATTCGCGAACGGATCGCTTTCGCCCCGACCGCCATGGAAAGACCGTTGCGCGAGATGGTGGCTCTTCCGGCCATTGCCGAAGGCGTCATCGTCTCGACCTGCAACCGCGTGGAGCTCTACGCCACCAGTCGCGACATCGAGGCCGGGGTGGCCCAGCTCAAGCGTTTTCTCTCCGATTACCACTCCATCCCTCTCGAAACCCTCGAATCCCATCTCTACGATCATCAGGGAGAAGAGGCGATCCGCCACATCTTCCGCGTCGCCTCCAGCCTCGAGTCGATGGTCATCGGCGAGCCGCAGATCCTCGGCCAGATCAAGACCGCCTACGGTTACGCCGCCGAATTCAAGACCGCCGGACTGATTCTCAACCGCTTTCTCCACAAGGCCTTTTCCGTCGCCAAAAGGGTGCGCACCGAGACCGACATCGCCAGCAACGCCGTCTCGGTCTCCTTTGCCGCGGTGGAACTGGCGCGCAAGATCTTCGGCTCCCTTGAAGACAAGACGGTGCTCCTCATCGGCGCCGGCGAGATGTGCGAACTGGCTGCGCGTCACTTCATCAACAACGGCGTCTCCTCGGTGCTGGTCACCAACCGCACCCTCGAGCGGGCCGTCAAGCTCGCCGAGGAGTTCAACGGTCGGGCGCTCCCCTTCGAAGACTTCACCCACCATCTGCAGCAGGTCGACATCATCCTCACCTCCACCGGCGCCCCCAATTTCATCCTCAGCCAGAAACAGGTCGAGGAGGTGATCCGGGTCCGGCGCAACAAACCGATGCTGCTCATCGATATCGCCGTTCCGCGGGACATCGATCCCCGGGTCAACGACATCGCCAACGTCTATCTTTACGACGTCGACGACCTCCAGGGGGTGGTGCAGGCCAATCTCAAGGAACGGCACAAGGAAGCCAAAAAGGCCGAGGGGATCATCGAACAGGAAATCGGCCAGTTCTACCGCTGGCTCGGCAGCCTCGAAGTCGTTCCGACCATCGTCTCGTTGCGCAACAAGCTCGAGGAGATCCGCCGGGGGGAACTGGAGAAGACCTTTGCCAACTTCAGGGACCTCGGCGAGCGGGAGAAGAAGGCCATCGAGGCCCTGACCTCCGCCATCATCAACAAGGTTCTCCACCAGCCGACCACCGTCCTCAAACAGGCACAAAACGACGGCCGGGGAGACGGCTACGTCGATGCGGTACGGGTCCTGTTCGACATTCACCCCGCGCCCCCCGCCGGCGACATCAAGGACCTGGACGATCACAACGACCAGGAATAA
- the hemC gene encoding hydroxymethylbilane synthase yields the protein MAKKTLRIGTRASQLALWQANWVQSELEKRYPDLEVTQTRIKTQGDKILDVPLAMVGGKGLFVKEIEEAMLRGEIDVAVHSMKDVPTIFPKGLSLRCITEREDPRDIIILKPGFKSFLDLPQGARIGTSSLRRKAQLLHLRPDFQMIDIRGNVETRIRKLTEDDLDGVVLAAAGMNRLGFAGQISEYLSIDVSLPAIGQGALGLESRTDDTEINTLIDFFNHPATAWAVKGERAVLRRLEGGCQVPIGAYGLVEGDQLTLTGLVSSIDGQQYLKKTLTCAAVDAEKTGISLADDLLIKGAGKILNEVYQHETFNQNREEV from the coding sequence ATGGCAAAAAAGACGCTTCGCATAGGCACCCGCGCCAGCCAGCTCGCCCTGTGGCAGGCCAACTGGGTCCAGTCCGAACTGGAAAAACGCTACCCCGACCTCGAAGTCACCCAGACCAGGATCAAGACGCAGGGAGACAAGATCCTCGACGTCCCTCTGGCGATGGTCGGCGGCAAGGGACTCTTCGTCAAGGAAATCGAGGAGGCGATGCTGCGCGGCGAGATCGACGTCGCCGTCCACTCCATGAAGGACGTACCGACGATCTTCCCCAAAGGGCTCTCCCTGCGCTGCATCACCGAACGGGAAGACCCGCGGGACATCATCATCCTCAAGCCGGGATTCAAGTCGTTTCTCGACCTCCCCCAGGGAGCCCGCATCGGCACCTCCTCTCTGCGGCGCAAGGCCCAGCTCCTCCATCTGCGCCCCGATTTCCAGATGATCGACATCCGCGGCAACGTCGAGACCCGGATCCGCAAACTCACCGAGGACGACCTCGACGGAGTGGTTTTGGCCGCCGCCGGGATGAACCGCCTCGGTTTCGCAGGCCAGATCAGCGAATATCTTTCCATCGACGTCTCCCTGCCGGCAATCGGCCAGGGCGCGCTGGGGCTGGAGAGCCGCACCGACGACACCGAGATCAACACCCTCATCGACTTCTTCAACCACCCCGCCACCGCCTGGGCGGTGAAGGGGGAGCGGGCGGTGCTTCGCCGCCTCGAGGGGGGATGCCAGGTCCCCATCGGCGCCTACGGCCTCGTCGAGGGGGACCAGCTCACCCTGACCGGCCTCGTCTCCTCCATCGACGGCCAGCAGTACCTGAAAAAGACGCTGACCTGCGCCGCCGTGGATGCCGAAAAGACCGGAATCTCCCTCGCCGACGATCTGCTGATCAAGGGCGCCGGCAAGATTCTCAATGAGGTTTATCAGCACGAGACCTTCAACCAGAACCGCGAAGAGGTCTGA
- the cobA gene encoding uroporphyrinogen-III C-methyltransferase — protein sequence MKQGIVYLIGAGPGDPGLITVKGLSCLRRADVVIYDYLANPHFLDAAPPDAERIYVGKRKGVHHLPQEEINALLVEKARQGKSVARLKGGDPYVFGRGGEEALHLHRAGVAFEVIPGVTSSFAAAAYAGIPLTHRDFTTSLALVTGHENPEKKLSSLDWEKLATGVGTLVFYMGMANLPLIAGELMAHGRAAGTPVAVIRWATTPRQETLVATLGTLVEKVRQSGIKPPAIIIVGEVVGLRDELRWFDNRPLFGKRILVTRSAEQAGSFSALLEEQGAEALACPVIEIYPSSDTTELDDAIAALSGIDYLILTSANAVQAFFTRLAACKKDVRALHGVTVAVVGPKTAEALALYGLKPDLVARDFRAEGVLQILNEHGVNGKRILYPRAELARELIPKELAAAGAEVLAPVAYCSRLPADGERIREVLLAGDIDAITFTASSTVDNFVALIGTDASALVGEIPLFSIGPLTSQTMVRHGLTVAAEADPSTLEAMVETMVLHFSQG from the coding sequence TTGAAACAGGGAATCGTTTATCTTATCGGCGCCGGACCGGGCGACCCGGGGCTGATCACCGTCAAGGGACTCTCGTGCCTGCGCCGGGCCGACGTGGTGATCTACGACTATCTGGCCAATCCGCACTTTCTCGACGCCGCACCTCCCGACGCCGAGCGGATCTACGTCGGCAAGCGCAAGGGGGTGCACCACCTCCCCCAGGAAGAGATCAACGCCCTCCTCGTGGAAAAGGCCCGCCAGGGGAAGTCCGTGGCCCGGCTCAAGGGAGGGGACCCCTACGTCTTCGGCCGCGGGGGGGAGGAGGCGCTGCACCTGCACCGCGCAGGGGTTGCCTTTGAGGTGATTCCGGGGGTGACCTCCAGTTTTGCCGCCGCCGCCTATGCCGGGATTCCCCTGACCCACCGCGACTTCACCACCAGCCTCGCCCTGGTCACCGGCCACGAAAACCCCGAGAAGAAACTCTCCAGCCTCGACTGGGAAAAGCTCGCCACCGGCGTCGGCACCCTCGTCTTCTACATGGGGATGGCCAACCTCCCCCTCATCGCCGGGGAGCTCATGGCCCACGGCCGCGCAGCCGGCACGCCGGTGGCGGTGATCCGCTGGGCCACCACCCCGCGTCAGGAGACTTTGGTCGCCACCCTCGGCACCCTGGTGGAGAAGGTCCGCCAGAGCGGGATCAAGCCGCCGGCCATCATCATCGTCGGCGAGGTAGTCGGCCTGCGGGACGAGCTGCGCTGGTTCGACAACCGCCCCCTCTTCGGCAAACGGATTCTGGTCACCCGGAGCGCCGAGCAGGCAGGAAGTTTCTCGGCGCTCCTCGAAGAGCAGGGGGCCGAGGCTTTGGCCTGCCCGGTGATCGAGATCTACCCCTCCTCCGACACCACCGAGCTTGATGACGCCATCGCCGCCCTCTCCGGCATCGACTACCTGATCCTGACCTCGGCCAACGCGGTGCAGGCCTTTTTTACCCGCCTTGCGGCCTGTAAAAAGGACGTCCGGGCCCTGCACGGGGTGACGGTGGCGGTCGTCGGCCCGAAGACCGCCGAGGCCCTGGCTCTCTACGGACTCAAACCCGACCTGGTGGCCCGGGACTTCCGCGCCGAAGGGGTCCTCCAAATCCTCAACGAACACGGAGTGAACGGCAAACGGATTCTCTACCCCCGCGCCGAACTGGCCCGGGAGCTGATCCCGAAGGAACTCGCCGCCGCCGGAGCCGAGGTCCTCGCGCCCGTCGCCTATTGCAGCAGACTGCCGGCCGACGGCGAACGGATCCGCGAGGTACTCCTTGCCGGGGATATCGACGCCATCACCTTCACCGCCTCCTCCACCGTCGACAACTTCGTCGCCCTTATCGGCACCGATGCATCCGCCCTGGTTGGCGAGATACCGCTCTTTTCCATCGGGCCTCTGACCTCGCAGACCATGGTCCGGCACGGATTGACCGTCGCCGCCGAGGCGGACCCCTCAACCCTCGAGGCGATGGTCGAGACGATGGTTTTGCATTTTTCTCAGGGGTGA
- the hemB gene encoding porphobilinogen synthase yields the protein MFFPEYRARRLRRNDTMRRMVRETHLRVDDLIYPMFSAFGKNIKKEIVSMPGIFQQSIEHIVAEAREVHALGIPAVILFGIPETKDAVGQDAYSETGIIQETIRAIKAAVPELTVITDVCLCEYTDHGHCGVIKNGDVDNDATLQLLAAEALSHARAGADIVAPSDMMDGRVAAIREILDANDFSHIPIMSYAVKYASAYYGPFRDAAESTPQFGDRRSYQMDPANRREAFREAALDVQECADFLMVKPALAYLDILRDIKERFDLPLVAYNVSGEYSMIKAAAAKGWIDEERVMMETLLGMKRAGADLIITYHAKDAAKVLNR from the coding sequence ATGTTCTTCCCCGAATACCGAGCCCGCCGCCTGCGCCGCAACGACACCATGCGCCGCATGGTCCGCGAGACCCATCTGCGGGTCGACGACCTGATCTACCCGATGTTCTCCGCCTTCGGCAAGAACATCAAAAAAGAGATCGTCTCCATGCCGGGGATTTTTCAGCAGTCCATCGAGCACATCGTCGCCGAGGCCCGAGAGGTTCATGCCCTCGGCATCCCGGCGGTGATCCTCTTCGGCATTCCCGAGACCAAGGACGCCGTCGGCCAGGACGCCTACAGCGAGACCGGCATCATCCAGGAGACGATCCGCGCCATCAAGGCGGCGGTTCCTGAGCTGACGGTGATCACCGACGTCTGCCTCTGCGAGTACACCGATCACGGCCACTGCGGCGTCATCAAGAACGGCGACGTGGACAACGACGCCACCCTCCAGCTCCTCGCCGCCGAGGCCCTCTCCCATGCCCGCGCCGGCGCCGACATCGTCGCCCCCAGCGACATGATGGACGGACGGGTGGCGGCGATCCGCGAAATTCTCGATGCCAACGACTTCTCCCACATCCCGATCATGAGCTACGCCGTCAAGTACGCCAGCGCCTACTACGGCCCCTTCCGCGACGCCGCCGAGAGCACCCCCCAGTTCGGCGACCGCAGAAGCTACCAGATGGACCCGGCCAACCGCCGCGAGGCCTTCCGCGAGGCGGCCCTCGACGTCCAGGAGTGCGCCGACTTCCTCATGGTCAAGCCGGCCCTTGCCTACCTCGACATTCTCCGCGACATCAAGGAACGCTTCGACCTGCCGCTGGTCGCCTACAACGTCTCCGGCGAATACAGCATGATCAAGGCCGCCGCCGCCAAGGGGTGGATCGACGAGGAACGGGTGATGATGGAGACCCTCCTCGGCATGAAGCGCGCCGGCGCCGATTTGATCATCACCTATCACGCCAAGGATGCAGCGAAGGTGCTCAACAGGTAG
- a CDS encoding DUF2270 domain-containing protein, producing the protein MEKGPQEQKLTHAETITALSHYYRAESARSLAWRERLDRTTNWAVGTTAAFLGFGFSHPEITHAFFLFGLAITYILLYVEARRYRFYDAYEYRVRLLHQNFIYGVLTGRLDLKEGSFWLAELASDLLHPQYKMGRVYALGRRLRANYIYLFAVLLAGWLLKIKLHPTPALTWRQYLEQGALGAIPAWAVFFFMALFIAHLVHLLAVGRPRLGGRDILYTAGPQHPPPEELP; encoded by the coding sequence ATGGAAAAGGGACCCCAGGAACAGAAACTGACCCACGCCGAGACCATCACCGCCCTGTCCCACTACTACCGGGCCGAGAGCGCGCGCAGCCTCGCCTGGCGGGAGCGCCTCGACCGCACCACCAACTGGGCGGTGGGGACCACGGCGGCTTTTCTCGGCTTCGGCTTCTCCCACCCGGAGATCACCCATGCCTTTTTCCTTTTCGGCCTGGCGATCACCTACATCCTCCTCTACGTCGAGGCGCGCCGTTACCGCTTCTACGACGCCTACGAGTACCGGGTGCGGCTGCTGCATCAGAACTTCATCTACGGCGTCCTCACCGGCCGCCTCGATCTCAAGGAGGGGTCCTTCTGGCTTGCCGAACTCGCCTCGGACCTCCTTCATCCCCAGTACAAGATGGGGCGCGTTTATGCCCTCGGACGCCGGCTGCGGGCCAACTACATCTACCTCTTTGCCGTCCTGCTCGCCGGCTGGCTGCTGAAAATCAAGCTTCACCCCACTCCCGCCCTCACCTGGCGGCAGTATCTCGAACAGGGAGCCCTGGGGGCGATCCCGGCCTGGGCCGTCTTTTTCTTCATGGCCCTCTTCATCGCCCACCTCGTCCACCTCCTGGCCGTCGGCCGCCCCCGACTGGGGGGCCGGGACATCCTGTACACGGCGGGTCCGCAGCACCCCCCTCCCGAGGAACTCCCCTGA
- a CDS encoding M16 family metallopeptidase: MSEFYRDTLANGLRVVTVEMPHLHSAEMVCYVRAGGRHETATLAGISHFLEHIVFRGTTDYPSSFELERAFEEIGGAVNASTDSEITCFHSRLHPSRLAEGAALFASMLLRPRFAEVELERRIILEEALEDVNQKGEEISPDNLTARMLWPDHPLGMPTIGTRESISRITEGDLRAYHAARYSPAETVVAVTGNLKRAEAVAAVAAAFGDWAQAARQSEIPVPPSREETTAQATWVRDSDSQVNVQFAFRMPGRRDRRSVALRVLRFILSWGGTSRLMLRLRETLGLTYSVEANLSLFEECGCFTIDLSLAPNNLVQAVREVLAIVEDLCTKPAGDEELQRVVRSYRYDLDFSRDHTEDMSVRYGWGELVDHLRTLEQDRKDIAAITPTLLLETARSLFLPGDLKLAVVGPFRAADRKAVEKILEGFRKQG, encoded by the coding sequence ATGAGCGAATTTTACAGAGACACCCTGGCCAACGGACTGCGGGTGGTGACCGTGGAAATGCCCCACCTCCACAGCGCCGAGATGGTCTGCTATGTCCGGGCCGGCGGACGCCACGAGACGGCAACGCTTGCCGGAATCTCCCACTTTCTCGAACATATCGTCTTTCGCGGCACCACCGACTACCCGAGCAGCTTCGAGCTAGAGCGCGCCTTCGAGGAAATCGGCGGCGCCGTCAACGCCTCCACCGACTCGGAGATCACCTGCTTCCATTCCCGCCTCCACCCCTCCCGCCTCGCCGAGGGGGCGGCCCTCTTCGCCTCGATGCTGCTGCGCCCCCGCTTCGCCGAGGTCGAACTCGAGCGGCGGATTATCCTCGAAGAAGCCCTGGAAGACGTCAACCAGAAGGGGGAGGAAATCAGTCCCGACAACCTCACCGCCCGGATGTTGTGGCCCGACCATCCTCTGGGAATGCCGACCATCGGCACCCGGGAATCGATCAGTCGCATCACCGAAGGCGACCTGCGCGCCTATCATGCCGCCCGCTACTCCCCCGCCGAGACGGTGGTCGCCGTCACCGGAAATCTGAAACGGGCCGAGGCGGTGGCGGCGGTGGCGGCGGCCTTCGGCGACTGGGCGCAGGCCGCCCGGCAATCGGAGATTCCCGTCCCCCCTTCGAGAGAAGAGACGACGGCTCAGGCCACCTGGGTCAGGGATTCGGACTCCCAGGTCAACGTCCAGTTCGCCTTCCGCATGCCGGGACGCCGCGACAGGCGTTCGGTGGCGCTGCGGGTCCTGCGCTTCATCCTCTCCTGGGGGGGGACCTCCCGGTTGATGCTGCGCCTGCGCGAAACCCTGGGACTGACCTACAGCGTCGAGGCCAATCTCTCTCTCTTCGAGGAATGCGGCTGTTTCACCATCGACCTCTCCCTGGCGCCCAACAACCTGGTGCAGGCGGTCCGGGAGGTCCTGGCCATCGTCGAAGATCTCTGCACCAAACCGGCCGGCGACGAGGAACTCCAGCGCGTGGTCAGGAGCTATCGGTACGATCTCGACTTCAGCCGCGACCATACGGAGGACATGTCCGTGCGCTACGGCTGGGGGGAACTGGTCGATCACCTGCGGACCCTGGAGCAGGACCGGAAGGATATCGCCGCCATCACTCCGACACTCCTGCTGGAGACGGCCCGCAGCCTCTTTCTCCCCGGCGACCTCAAGCTGGCCGTGGTCGGCCCCTTTCGCGCCGCCGACCGCAAGGCGGTGGAGAAAATTCTCGAAGGCTTTCGCAAACAGGGTTAA